Proteins encoded together in one Prunus dulcis chromosome 3, ALMONDv2, whole genome shotgun sequence window:
- the LOC117620654 gene encoding E3 ubiquitin-protein ligase RNF144A-like: MAQELASGNLHLNVDDFYFSALFDQSDHEDENDPVSDSKYAEELQLQEALMSSSIACQTTLNVGSSSSSATAAASSSSSSSSTTIIQASQATQSTPIHETLNPSQPHIFCGICVEMKEAAQMFRTESCGHSFCSDCIAKHAASKIQDNIHIVVCPGFGCKAVIELDACRPMLPREVLERWNDALCEALVLGAQRLYCPFSDCSLVLMIDDEGEGIRESECPACHRLFCARCQVPWHPGVDCEEFQRLNEDERGRADLMVKELAKLKKWRRCPKCKFYVEKTQGCLHISCRCQFQFCYGCGGEWNSVHDGSCVRG, translated from the exons ATGGCACAAGAATTAGCCTCTGGTAATCTTCATCTCAATGTTGACGATTTCTACTTCTCAGCACTATTTGATCAGAGTGATCATGAAGACGAAAATGACCCAGTCTCAGATTCCAAATATGCAGAAGAGTTGCAGTTACAGGAGGCTCTAATGTCTTCTTCGATCGCTTGCCAAACGACACTCAATGTTGGGTCGTCTTCCTCCTCTGCCACCGCCGccgcctcctcctcctcctcatcatcatcaacaacaaTAATCCAAGCTTCCCAAGCAACCCAATCCACCCCAATTCatgaaaccctaaacccaagTCAGCCACATATCTTCTGTGGGATTTGTGTTGAAATGAAGGAGGCTGCCCAGATGTTCAGAACTGAGAGCTGTGGTCACTCCTTTTGCTCTGACTGCATAGCCAAACATGCTGCCTCAAAAATCCAAGACAACATTCACATTGTTGTTTGCCCTGGCTTCGGCTGCAAGGCTGTGATTGAGCTTGATGCTTGCAGGCCAATGCTTCCCAGAGAGGTTCTTGAGAGGTGGAATGATGCCCTCTGTGAGGCTTTGGTTCTTGGGGCACAAAGACTTTACTGCCCTTTTAGTGATTGCTCACTAGTTTTGATGATTGATGATGAAGGTGAAGGCATAAGAGAGTCAGAGTGCCCTGCTTGCCATAGATTGTTCTGTGCAAGATGCCAAGTGCCATGGCACCCAGGGGTTGATTGTGAGGAGTTTCAGAGGCTTAATGAGGATGAGAGAGGGAGGGCTGATCTTATGGTGAAGGAGCTTGCAAAGCTGAAGAAGTGGAGGAGGTGCCCTAAGTGCAAATTTTATGTGGAGAAGACTCAAGGTTGTTTGCACATTTCTTGCAG GTGCCAATTCCAGTTCTGCTATGGATGTGGAGGAGAATGGAATTCTGTTCATGATGGTAGTTGCGTGAGAGGTTAA